A genomic stretch from Erysipelothrix sp. HDW6C includes:
- a CDS encoding DivIVA domain-containing protein, with product MAQKLTTDAILGKEFNIDFKGYSAVEVDQFLDDVMQDYEFFEGIIKEQKELLDRYEESLAQQRRMLLEHEGKNRAQSEQAPSQFSHVDILKRVSRLEEAVFNTKE from the coding sequence ATGGCACAAAAACTAACGACAGATGCTATCTTGGGTAAAGAATTCAATATTGATTTTAAGGGGTATAGTGCTGTCGAGGTTGATCAATTTCTCGATGATGTTATGCAAGATTACGAATTTTTCGAGGGTATCATTAAAGAACAAAAGGAATTGTTGGACCGTTATGAAGAGTCATTAGCCCAACAACGTCGCATGTTATTAGAACATGAAGGCAAAAATCGCGCACAAAGCGAACAAGCACCAAGTCAGTTTAGCCACGTTGATATATTAAAACGTGTTTCACGCTTGGAAGAAGCGGTTTTTAATACAAAAGAATAA
- the recA gene encoding recombinase RecA, with translation MEKEKRDKILDDTIKQIEKQFGKGSIMKLGDRSGVDVDAISSGSLSLDAALGIGGYPKGRIIEIYGPESSGKTTLALHAIAQVQKTGGKAAFIDAENAIDPIYAQNLGVNIDELILSQPDSGEQGLEIVDVLVRSGAVDLIVIDSVAALVPQAELDGEMSDAQVGLQARMMSKAMRKLSGGMNRGNCTAIFINQLREKVGIMFGNPETTPGGRALKFYSSVRLDIRRSEQIKQGTDIVGNKTNIKVVKNKVAPPFKAVQVEIIYGKGISYIGEVIDLGVQYDIINKSGSWYSYKDEKIGQGREAVRSFLEDNPKLQEEIALQVRNIILPEKTPTEVKEA, from the coding sequence ATGGAAAAAGAAAAAAGAGATAAAATTCTTGATGATACAATAAAACAAATTGAGAAACAATTTGGTAAAGGTTCAATCATGAAATTGGGTGATCGTTCTGGTGTTGATGTTGATGCAATCAGTTCGGGTTCGTTAAGTCTTGATGCCGCTTTAGGTATCGGTGGCTATCCAAAAGGGAGAATCATTGAAATATACGGTCCTGAATCAAGTGGTAAGACAACCCTTGCATTGCACGCAATTGCACAAGTGCAAAAAACTGGTGGAAAAGCAGCTTTTATTGATGCTGAGAATGCAATTGATCCAATCTATGCCCAAAATCTCGGCGTTAACATTGATGAACTTATTTTGTCACAACCGGATTCTGGTGAGCAAGGTCTTGAAATCGTCGATGTTCTTGTTAGAAGTGGTGCTGTTGATTTAATCGTTATTGATAGTGTAGCGGCACTTGTTCCGCAAGCGGAACTTGATGGCGAGATGTCTGATGCTCAAGTTGGACTCCAAGCTCGTATGATGTCAAAAGCAATGCGTAAACTATCGGGTGGTATGAATCGCGGTAACTGTACTGCAATCTTCATTAACCAACTTCGTGAAAAAGTCGGAATTATGTTTGGGAACCCTGAGACAACACCGGGGGGCCGTGCTTTGAAGTTTTACTCTTCAGTTCGTTTGGATATTCGTCGTTCAGAACAAATCAAACAAGGAACTGACATCGTCGGTAATAAAACAAACATCAAAGTCGTAAAGAATAAAGTTGCTCCACCTTTCAAGGCTGTTCAAGTGGAAATAATATATGGTAAAGGAATTAGTTATATCGGTGAGGTCATTGATTTGGGTGTCCAGTACGATATTATTAACAAAAGCGGCTCATGGTACTCATATAAAGATGAAAAAATTGGGCAAGGACGTGAAGCGGTTCGATCATTCTTAGAAGACAATCCAAAACTTCAAGAAGAGATTGCTTTACAAGTTCGTAATATCATACTTCCTGAAAAAACACCAACGGAAGTTAAAGAAGCATAA
- a CDS encoding RodZ family helix-turn-helix domain-containing protein has protein sequence MEKIGLILKERRLELGYTLEDMSSKTKLSTIQLNAIEEGNIQFFKDDLSYLSYFVRYYANALNINYDELRLELDNTINAYTDSVSLSQIQKQDEITSNVKKKANSSNRGPSTTMKRAKRPLKMDVPTIGLLVLAIAILVSMVYVGIKYVGPMLANRDDDPIQKPEISIPGTEKPGEGEAEKPEEKPTEPEKPTSELVVKKIDETNYEISGWKEGADTTFEFQFVNASWMSFMEDGNLMPTPNQAVYEAGSNAKAIVKASKGKVFDANFGNINGNTINLNGVKVEIDPAIATTDVATLTFKFVEGATN, from the coding sequence TTGGAAAAAATCGGTTTAATTTTAAAAGAAAGACGTCTTGAATTGGGTTACACCCTTGAAGACATGAGTTCCAAAACAAAACTCTCGACAATCCAGCTGAACGCAATTGAAGAGGGAAACATTCAGTTTTTTAAAGATGATTTATCGTATTTAAGTTATTTTGTTCGTTATTACGCGAATGCATTAAATATTAATTATGATGAATTACGATTAGAACTTGATAATACAATTAATGCTTATACAGATTCTGTATCCTTATCACAAATTCAAAAACAAGATGAAATCACATCAAATGTAAAAAAGAAAGCAAATTCTTCAAATCGCGGCCCTTCAACGACAATGAAGCGTGCGAAAAGACCGTTGAAAATGGATGTTCCAACAATCGGTTTACTGGTATTGGCAATCGCAATCTTAGTATCTATGGTTTATGTAGGAATTAAGTACGTTGGGCCAATGCTTGCAAATCGCGATGACGATCCAATTCAAAAGCCTGAAATATCCATTCCTGGAACTGAAAAACCAGGTGAAGGTGAAGCAGAAAAACCTGAAGAGAAACCAACCGAGCCCGAAAAACCAACCAGCGAATTGGTCGTTAAGAAAATTGATGAAACCAATTATGAAATTTCAGGATGGAAAGAGGGGGCTGATACGACCTTCGAGTTTCAATTTGTAAATGCGTCATGGATGAGTTTCATGGAAGATGGCAACCTTATGCCAACTCCTAACCAAGCTGTATACGAAGCAGGATCAAATGCGAAAGCAATTGTTAAGGCTTCAAAAGGCAAGGTTTTTGATGCTAACTTTGGAAATATAAACGGAAATACAATTAATTTAAATGGCGTAAAAGTTGAAATTGATCCTGCAATTGCTACTACTGATGTTGCGACTTTGACTTTTAAATTTGTAGAAGGAGCAACGAATTAA
- the pgsA gene encoding CDP-diacylglycerol--glycerol-3-phosphate 3-phosphatidyltransferase: MNIANKLTVFRIILIPVIVLVEFFPYSQLGISMPYLTVEHVTLSVKNIVVLVLFIVASFTDFLDGYLARSKNMITVFGKFLDPIADKLLVNTLFIIFAAQGVVPIIAVIVMIWRDTIVDAVRMLVSQRGMVMAAGYLGKVKTVAQMVAIIFVLMNNLPFELFGLPVASIMVWFATLMSVLSGASYLIQARSYLTESM; the protein is encoded by the coding sequence ATGAATATTGCAAATAAACTTACTGTATTTAGAATTATTTTAATTCCCGTAATTGTCCTGGTAGAGTTTTTTCCCTACAGCCAATTAGGAATATCAATGCCGTATCTCACGGTTGAACATGTAACTTTGAGTGTTAAAAATATCGTGGTATTGGTGCTCTTTATTGTTGCATCATTTACAGACTTCCTTGACGGATACCTCGCCCGCAGTAAAAACATGATTACAGTTTTTGGAAAGTTCTTAGATCCAATTGCTGATAAACTTCTTGTAAACACATTGTTTATTATTTTCGCAGCTCAAGGTGTTGTTCCAATCATTGCTGTTATTGTGATGATTTGGCGTGATACGATTGTTGATGCGGTACGAATGCTTGTGTCACAGCGTGGTATGGTCATGGCGGCAGGATATTTGGGTAAAGTGAAGACTGTTGCTCAAATGGTTGCGATAATTTTTGTTTTGATGAATAACTTACCATTTGAATTGTTTGGTTTACCTGTTGCATCAATCATGGTTTGGTTTGCAACATTAATGTCAGTATTAAGTGGCGCGTCTTATTTAATACAAGCACGCTCTTATCTAACAGAAAGTATGTAG
- the rny gene encoding ribonuclease Y, translated as MTNTVLYSIITGIVVFVVMIIAMFIINKQGLNRSKEQANSIINEAKEKAETTTRQAQLEAKTHAYEIKLNAEREAQEQRLELQEFESKLERRDENLNMRDANLVSKDKELLDKQRDLEVKNSKLEKMEQAINERTEVQLQELERVASMPASEAKSELFEIVEKQMEQEVLSYIKDQEETARQRADDIARNIISLAISRYAQEETTQRTSSTVSLPSEEMKGRIIGREGRNIRAFENATGVDLLIDDTPEVITLSCFDPIRREIGRMALETLMSDGRIQPGRIEEAVDKARKELNVIIQKTGQDTLFELGISKMDKEIVHVLGRLKYRYSYGQNALAHSVEVANLAGMMAAELGLNQKLAKRAGLLHDIGKGLDFELEGSHVELGVRLAKKHNEHPVVINAIASHHGDTEATSAIAVLVAAADTLSAARPGARFESFESYIQRLEDLEAVASTRDGVQRAFAIQAGRELRVIVVPDDVDDLGTIKMAREIREEIEEKLTYPGQIKVTVIRELRAMELAK; from the coding sequence ATGACTAATACAGTATTATATTCCATCATTACCGGTATAGTAGTGTTTGTTGTGATGATTATTGCGATGTTCATCATTAACAAACAAGGATTAAATCGCTCTAAAGAACAAGCGAATTCAATAATTAACGAAGCTAAAGAAAAAGCAGAGACAACAACGCGTCAAGCACAATTAGAAGCAAAGACGCACGCTTATGAAATTAAACTTAACGCTGAACGTGAAGCACAAGAACAGCGTTTGGAACTCCAAGAATTTGAAAGCAAATTGGAGCGCCGAGATGAAAATTTAAATATGCGAGATGCCAACTTAGTTTCCAAGGATAAGGAATTGTTGGATAAACAACGTGATTTAGAAGTGAAGAATTCCAAACTGGAAAAGATGGAGCAAGCAATCAATGAACGCACAGAAGTTCAATTACAAGAACTCGAACGTGTTGCATCGATGCCTGCATCAGAAGCAAAAAGCGAACTTTTTGAAATCGTTGAAAAGCAAATGGAACAAGAAGTTCTATCATATATTAAGGATCAAGAGGAAACTGCTCGCCAAAGAGCAGATGACATCGCACGTAATATAATTTCTCTTGCAATCTCAAGATATGCTCAAGAAGAAACAACACAACGTACATCTTCAACGGTATCATTACCAAGTGAAGAGATGAAGGGTCGTATTATTGGTCGAGAAGGACGTAATATTCGTGCATTTGAAAATGCAACGGGTGTTGACTTGCTAATTGACGATACACCAGAGGTTATCACTTTATCCTGTTTTGATCCGATTCGCCGTGAAATCGGTCGTATGGCATTAGAAACATTGATGTCTGATGGTCGCATTCAACCTGGTCGCATCGAAGAAGCAGTGGATAAAGCACGTAAAGAATTAAATGTTATTATACAAAAAACAGGCCAAGATACATTGTTTGAGTTAGGCATCAGTAAAATGGACAAGGAAATTGTTCATGTATTGGGTCGATTGAAATATCGTTATTCGTACGGACAAAATGCATTGGCTCACAGTGTTGAGGTTGCAAACTTAGCTGGCATGATGGCAGCTGAACTCGGCCTCAATCAAAAACTTGCCAAGCGTGCAGGTCTCTTACATGATATTGGTAAAGGACTTGATTTTGAACTAGAAGGTTCACACGTTGAATTGGGCGTACGTTTGGCTAAAAAGCATAATGAACATCCCGTTGTCATTAATGCAATTGCAAGTCACCATGGGGATACAGAAGCAACCAGTGCCATTGCAGTGTTAGTCGCAGCAGCGGATACATTAAGTGCTGCGCGTCCAGGTGCTCGGTTTGAATCCTTTGAAAGTTATATTCAACGTCTTGAAGACTTGGAAGCAGTGGCGTCAACCCGTGATGGTGTTCAACGTGCATTTGCAATTCAAGCAGGTCGTGAACTTCGCGTCATTGTTGTTCCTGATGATGTCGACGATCTCGGTACCATAAAGATGGCACGTGAAATTCGTGAAGAGATTGAAGAAAAATTAACCTATCCTGGACAAATCAAAGTTACGGTTATTCGTGAACTTAGAGCCATGGAGTTAGCAAAATAA
- the recU gene encoding Holliday junction resolvase RecU: MIQYPSGKKGYQKPKGSGITSRRGMSLEEDINATNDHYLIKNKAVVHKKPTPIQIVNVDYPSRNKAKITEAYFRQASTTDYQGVWKGLALDFEAKETKNKTLFPLTALHQHQIDHIKAVHEHGAVAFLIIRFNAFDETYLIFAQELLAYIADKEVRSLPFTWIQASGHRITTSYQIPCDYLEVIASVYKKE, translated from the coding sequence ATGATACAATATCCGAGTGGAAAAAAAGGATACCAGAAACCCAAAGGGTCTGGAATAACAAGTCGTCGTGGGATGAGTTTGGAAGAAGATATAAACGCAACCAACGATCACTACCTCATAAAGAACAAGGCTGTTGTTCATAAAAAACCAACACCCATCCAAATTGTTAATGTTGACTATCCATCGCGTAATAAAGCGAAGATAACGGAAGCATACTTCCGGCAAGCATCAACAACGGATTATCAAGGTGTTTGGAAGGGTTTAGCCCTTGACTTTGAAGCCAAAGAGACGAAGAATAAAACACTTTTTCCTCTTACAGCTCTGCACCAACATCAGATCGACCATATTAAAGCAGTCCATGAGCATGGCGCAGTCGCATTCCTCATTATACGTTTTAATGCATTTGATGAAACCTATTTAATTTTCGCACAAGAACTGTTGGCATATATTGCTGATAAGGAAGTGCGTTCGTTACCATTTACTTGGATTCAAGCAAGTGGTCATCGAATTACAACGTCGTACCAAATACCATGTGATTACCTTGAGGTTATCGCATCTGTATATAAAAAGGAGTAA
- a CDS encoding TIGR00282 family metallophosphoesterase encodes MRILFIGDIVGASGRQIVVDHLSMIKEQHNIDFTIANGENSAHGKGITKKIYNQLTNAGIECVTMGNHTFAKREIFDDYDDCPNLLVPANIEPVDFGNYYKIFEVKGKKICVANMYGEAFMNRVGGSPYPYMDALLEETTADYYFVDFHAESTSEKMLFAYVYENDINAVVGTHTHVQTADERLIGRVAYITDVGMCGAKESIIGRDVEELYRNVILAEKTRYTVALGEAFLNAVIIDVDDETMESTAITRLVI; translated from the coding sequence ATGCGAATTCTCTTTATTGGGGATATCGTAGGAGCAAGTGGTCGACAAATTGTTGTCGACCACTTATCCATGATAAAGGAACAACACAATATCGATTTCACAATTGCCAACGGCGAAAACAGTGCCCATGGTAAAGGAATTACAAAGAAGATTTACAATCAACTCACAAATGCGGGAATTGAGTGCGTAACGATGGGAAATCATACGTTTGCAAAGCGCGAAATCTTTGATGATTACGATGATTGCCCAAATTTACTCGTGCCTGCAAATATAGAACCGGTTGACTTTGGAAACTATTATAAGATTTTTGAAGTCAAAGGGAAGAAAATTTGTGTTGCAAATATGTATGGTGAAGCATTTATGAATCGCGTGGGTGGCAGCCCATATCCATACATGGATGCGCTTCTTGAAGAGACTACTGCTGATTATTACTTTGTTGATTTTCATGCTGAGTCAACAAGCGAGAAAATGCTTTTCGCATATGTGTATGAGAATGACATTAACGCTGTGGTCGGAACCCATACTCATGTTCAAACAGCCGACGAACGATTGATTGGTCGTGTTGCCTATATTACGGATGTAGGGATGTGTGGGGCTAAAGAGAGCATAATCGGACGTGATGTTGAGGAATTGTATCGTAACGTCATCCTCGCTGAGAAAACACGTTATACTGTTGCGTTAGGTGAAGCGTTCTTGAATGCAGTCATCATTGATGTCGATGATGAGACAATGGAGTCTACCGCAATTACACGACTTGTAATTTAG